CTGTTTCCGACTTCGCTAGTTAAACAAAGATAGCTTCACAAACTCTGCTCTAGAAAAAAGGTGGAGTTAAGCAGTTGTTTTATGGAGCATCTAAAGAGATACTTCAGAATGCCCATTGACACCCAATTCTCTATCATGATTGAGGGAAAAAAGCACCATTTAGAACTTATTAGAACTTAGAAACTAGACATCACCATGTCTAATTTGGCAACCTTAACCGTTTATCTTGTACAGTAGTGAGTAGTGACTCCCAGTTTCAATCAGAATAGGCTGTATTTTTTTTACTGAAGAATAGGCGGTATTTTTAATAAGGGTAAAGCCAAGAACATTTTAACACATGGAGGTTCAGCGGTACTCACCACAACACGGCCTGTAGAAGCATCTACACCTCTCCAGGAAAACATCCATCCTGAAAATTCCCTCTAAATTATTACTTCCGGATGACTTATGATTGTATAGTATAATAATTAGTTTCAATAAACAATAAACAAAAAGGTGATATATATTTAATATCAGGTCAAATCTACAGCAGTATTCCCTCGGTCCAAGAATGATAAGCATATTCTgatcagagaaaagtataaaataGACTTTGACCCTTAATTTCACTCACAAAATGTTATCGTTTGCTAAAGAACCAATATCAAACGCACTTTGAACACAAATCTCTGGATACAAGTTTTATGTCATAACCTTGTGTACAATTTAAATAATTCTTGGTCAAAATTTATAAAAGTGGACTCTCCCTATATAAAATATGCTTACCATTTCGGGATGGGGAGAGTAATACCTTTGGCCTACTACTCCAGACAAGAAATGTGAGTTGCATAACTCATTTTTTTATTGTCTGAAACGTCAGCATTTGTTATCCAGAGGGAGTACAATATAAGTATATAACAATATTCAGTCCTGCCCTAGCTCATTTTCATACTACAGGCTACAAAAAAAGGGGAACATGGTTTGTTTAGCAGATTCTTCTTCCACTGAAGGCATACAGTTACCTTTTGGGTTTATCTCGTGAacgttacaaaaaaaaaaaatcccagtTTGATAAACAAACTAATACAATGAAATGTGCGAACACCAGGAAATTAACAAGGCTGCAGAACAAGTTGCTAGCTAGGTGAAGTGCATTAGCTTACCGAAGGGCTGGAGAAGGTGTTTAGGAACAGTAGTCACAGGAGTGCTCCAAAACCACAGAACGAGCACACCGTAGATTAGAACCTAGCATGCGGATTTGATGAGATTCCTCAAACTGTGTGTAGCCAATAGTTGAGAGCATAAACTACACGAATCATGATGCACCTTTGTGGCCAGCAGAGCTTTTCCATACTGTTCATATAAAGACTGCTTCCCTTTAATGTTCAGCTCTTGCACTATAAAATGGACAAAAGAAAGAGTTCAGCAAGCCGGATCGGCTCAAACAAGAACAGCAAGAACCCAAGCACTGTCTGAGGAATTCAACACTTACTTTTTGCCAACTCCTTCTCTTTAGCACCAGCCAACCGCTTCAGTTTTGCGGCTTGCGCAAACGTTGAGGGCCTGCAGCACAAAAAGGGTTTCAATAACAGCTGTGTATCTCAGAATCGCCAAATCATAAGAGAATAGTATCCAGATTCCTACGTTGACAAGGCACTAGCCTCCTTGAGAAGTTCCGTGATCTGTACACGCAGTTTGAGCTGTTCATCAGAAATTGATCCCCTCTACAACATCAACAGGTCAGGACAACATTAATGGAACAGAACGAGCTGAAAAAATGTCGGAATTGCAGTAGGAGGCAGATCCAATAATCGCGGAGGCGGAATTTTTCCCCATGAAGATTCATTCTTAACGACCCCAATTCATCCAAAATCAAATATTTCTCCCAAAAGAATAATCTTGAATgaacaagagagagaaaggaaagcGCAGAGTTTTCTTGGCAGTTGGCACCTACCCTCTTCACGAGATCGAGGATGCACTCCATCATATGCAGCGCAGAGACGAGGAGGAAGACGAAGATGGCAGAAGGGGACATTGTTGCCGGCGACGACCGACCTAGGGCGGCGcggtggtgaactggtgatggaTTGGTCCGGTCGGGGGCCGGGGGTTCTTTTCTGGTCTCCCTCGGCGTGGGCGTTGGTTCTGCTATACACCCTACCGGAACGAGACAGGTCATGTTCACACCTGGATAAATCTTGGCCGTTGGTTCTGCCGTCTCGTCACAGCTCAACGGCTTAGTGAAGCTAACTGGATAGTTATCAGACACCTCAGCTGAGCAGGAGGGACGCGGCGTTAAAAAAAAAAGGTTGACCGAGCTGTGAGTAGCGCCATCTATTTCCTACTGCCTGCTGGGGAGATTGCTAGGTTGCACCGCATCCCTTGTGCTGAAACCTGGCATTACTACCTAGGAGAACCTCTCACGGTCTGCAAACTTATCTGAGAAATGACACATCTGATTCTTTAAAAAACGATGCTCAGATCATCCATTCATTCAGGTATTTGAGGTGCACGATGGTGGACAAATCAAGATGACTGTCGTTGGTCCTGATCTGCGACAGGGCCAGAGACCACAGTACACAGTTCCTCCAAACATATGGTTTGGGGCCTTCTTGACCTGCGACATTGAATCCTTTACTGAAGATGGAAGTGTGTTTGTCAAGACTCTTGGAAGAGACCCTGAACTGCATTATTCGTTCGTTGGTGTAACCTGTGCTCCAGCGTTCCAGTTTGAGGACAATGAACTTGCAACACGTGAGGACATTAAAGCTTCGACTCCTAAGGCAGAAGCTTTCATCAATTACCTCGTACCGTCTTAGATTGCCCAGTTCAATTAGCTTGTTCTGTATGGAAGTTGATGCTCCTAAGCACGTATTTCATCTAGAGGAGAGTTCATGATGAACTTCAAGTGCCAATTTTCTCAAGTAGCTGTTGAAAATTGCTGTATGGTATCCAGACGACTTATACTCGCAAAATCAGTTCTGTAtggtgttagtttgatctccgccaattggcccaacggccaatcggactccttgaccgcgtcctgatcggggacgcttaACTGACCACTGGTCGGCGGGCTCCTGTCACACAGCGCTAtataaagagaaaggtgggggCCAGGGCAAGGACGACGAGGTTTTTACCGCCGCCATTGACCCACCGAAGTAACCCTAGAAGGCCCCTCCGATCGTGGGCAGCGCTGCAAGTGACGGGAAGCGCCGTCGACTGCCTCGCCGGAACCTGGACTACGTCGCCACAAGCACCGTGCCTGCACTGCTACTACAACTCCAGTGGCCATGTCACTGTGACGCCGTGGCCGTGGCTACGCATGGTGAAGTACATCACCAAGTCTCCCATTAAGTTAAGTTCTACTCACTGATCTACGCCTAGAAGTGTTTTCGATACtttcaatggtaccagagccaggttgcTAGTTTGTAGATCTAGTTTGAGGTAGCAACAATTAGAAGGAGGTGAGAGATCCGATTCGGATGTCAGCAAAAGGGTTCGATGCGAACCCAAACCCTAATCGGGGTGAAGAAAAGAACAACAGAAAGGGGTCTCGATTTCGAGAACaactcgaaccctaaccctaacacgCGAAGATAGATGGGGAAGATGAACAGTAgggctaaccctaaccctaaccctaaccctaaatcggACCAGCtccgagaagaaaagaaagaagttcAAATAGAGAAGAtcaaggggaaaggggaagggctAGGGAGGCGGCTTACCTCGCTGGCCTCCACTCATCGGATC
The nucleotide sequence above comes from Miscanthus floridulus cultivar M001 chromosome 18, ASM1932011v1, whole genome shotgun sequence. Encoded proteins:
- the LOC136521542 gene encoding protein GET1-like gives rise to the protein MTCLVPVGCIAEPTPTPRETRKEPPAPDRTNPSPVHHRAALGRSSPATMSPSAIFVFLLVSALHMMECILDLVKRRGSISDEQLKLRVQITELLKEASALSTPSTFAQAAKLKRLAGAKEKELAKMQELNIKGKQSLYEQYGKALLATKVLIYGVLVLWFWSTPVTTVPKHLLQPFGWMFSWRGVDASTGRVVVGILPWLFLTSHVSKLLSEKLAPIFLHP